TGGGATTCATGAACAACCACGCCCCTTTGATCACCGTACTAAAGGCCGGAGATGTAAAAGTGAAATTGGCAAATGGTCAAGTGGATGTTTATCCTGTGCTGAATGGTGTTGTGGAAGTGAGCAACAACACCGTGCTCGTGTTGGCCGAGTGATCATTGATCATTACAGAACGATATAAAAAAGGGCTGTCCGATGGATGGCCCTTTTTCGTTCAATGCGATCGTTATAACTAGAATTTTACGGACGTTCCACAACCGCCCGACGAGGCTATCTTCGCCGCTAATTGGTCCTTCATGCTCCACCTCGAGAACATCGTAAAACGTTTTGGTGACTACACCGCGCTCAGTGGTATTACCATGGACGTACCAACCGGGAAAGTCTTCGGGCTACTTGGCCCCAATGGTGCCGGTAAGACCACATTGATCAGGATCATTACGCGAATTACCGGTCCTGATGAAGGCCGGA
The nucleotide sequence above comes from Flavobacteriales bacterium. Encoded proteins:
- the atpC gene encoding ATP synthase F1 subunit epsilon, whose amino-acid sequence is MKVEIITPDKELFKGEAISVTVPGVDGSMGFMNNHAPLITVLKAGDVKVKLANGQVDVYPVLNGVVEVSNNTVLVLAE